A region from the Microbacterium lacus genome encodes:
- the xerD gene encoding site-specific tyrosine recombinase XerD codes for MQLDRAVDAYLRHVSIERGLSAHTAAAYRRDLSGYLDWLAGRGIRDSGDVTATVVAEFAAERASAEPPPAASSLARLQSSVRGLHRFLAREGIESEDPTGRLRPPKAGRRLPKALTVDQVERLLDAAGPATGGVDAADLIGLRDRALLELLYATGARVSEIVQLDVDDMAQGDVVRLRGKGSKERIVPVGSYARAALEAYLTRSRPELSRRGRATPRLFLGARGAPLSRQSAWLVIQHAAERAELTAHVSPHTLRHSFATHLLQGGADVRVVQELLGHASVATTQIYTHVSVDALRDVYATSHPRAR; via the coding sequence AGCGCGGACTGTCCGCGCACACCGCCGCGGCATACCGCAGGGACCTCTCGGGGTACCTGGACTGGCTCGCCGGCCGCGGCATCCGTGATTCGGGCGACGTGACGGCGACCGTTGTGGCCGAGTTCGCCGCCGAGCGCGCGTCCGCCGAGCCGCCCCCGGCGGCGTCGAGCCTCGCGCGCCTGCAGTCCTCCGTCCGGGGCCTGCACCGCTTCCTCGCACGCGAAGGGATCGAGAGCGAGGATCCGACCGGGAGGCTGCGCCCGCCCAAGGCCGGACGGCGGCTGCCGAAGGCGCTCACGGTGGATCAGGTGGAGAGACTCCTCGATGCCGCGGGACCCGCGACCGGCGGGGTCGACGCCGCCGACCTGATCGGGCTGCGCGACCGCGCGCTGCTGGAGCTGCTGTATGCGACCGGGGCCCGCGTGTCCGAGATCGTACAGCTGGACGTGGACGACATGGCTCAGGGTGATGTGGTCCGGCTGCGGGGGAAGGGCTCGAAGGAGCGTATCGTCCCGGTCGGCTCGTATGCGCGGGCGGCTCTCGAGGCCTATCTGACCCGCTCCCGCCCCGAGCTCTCGCGCCGCGGGCGCGCGACCCCGCGGCTGTTCCTCGGCGCACGCGGTGCGCCGCTGTCGCGGCAGAGCGCGTGGCTGGTGATCCAGCACGCCGCCGAGCGCGCCGAGCTGACCGCGCACGTGTCGCCGCACACCCTGCGACACTCCTTCGCGACCCACCTGCTGCAGGGCGGCGCCGACGTGCGCGTCGTGCAGGAGCTCCTCGGTCATGCGTCCGTGGCGACGACGCAGATATACACGCACGTCTCGGTGGACGCGCTGCGCGATGTGTACGCGACATCGCACCCGCGGGCGCGCTGA
- a CDS encoding ParA family protein — protein MGPTGRPYQGFPTPPKLDGHGPARIISLCNQKGGVGKTTTTINLAASLAQYGRKVLAVDFDPQGALSAGLGIQTHDVPTIYDLLLDTKRDPKEVIVHTSVEGLDILPANIDLSAAEVHLVNEVARETILARVLRKVSAEYDVILIDCQPSLGLLTVNALTASHGVLIPLECEFFALRGVALLIETIDKVRDRLNPSIELDGVLATMYDPRTLHSREVLERVVEAFGDDVLETVIGRTVKFPDASVSGMPITEFAPEHAAAQAYLRLARELVARGAVA, from the coding sequence ATGGGCCCGACCGGTCGTCCCTACCAGGGGTTCCCCACGCCGCCCAAGCTCGACGGGCACGGGCCGGCACGCATCATCTCGCTCTGCAACCAGAAGGGCGGTGTGGGCAAGACCACCACGACGATCAACCTGGCGGCCTCGCTCGCGCAGTACGGTCGCAAAGTCCTCGCGGTGGATTTCGACCCGCAGGGCGCGCTGTCCGCCGGGCTCGGCATCCAGACCCACGACGTGCCGACGATCTACGACCTGCTGCTGGACACGAAGCGCGACCCGAAGGAAGTGATCGTCCACACCTCCGTCGAGGGCCTGGACATCCTCCCCGCGAACATCGACCTGTCCGCGGCCGAAGTGCACCTCGTGAACGAGGTCGCCCGCGAGACGATCCTCGCCCGGGTGCTCCGCAAGGTCTCGGCCGAGTACGACGTCATCCTGATCGACTGCCAGCCCTCGCTCGGGCTGCTGACCGTGAACGCCCTCACGGCGAGTCACGGTGTGCTGATCCCGCTCGAGTGCGAGTTCTTCGCGCTGCGCGGCGTCGCGCTGCTCATCGAGACCATCGACAAGGTGCGCGACCGGCTGAACCCCTCGATCGAGCTGGACGGCGTGCTCGCGACGATGTACGACCCGCGGACGCTGCACTCGCGAGAAGTCCTGGAACGCGTCGTCGAGGCCTTCGGCGACGACGTGCTGGAGACCGTGATCGGGCGCACCGTGAAGTTCCCCGACGCGTCGGTGTCGGGTATGCCGATCACCGAGTTCGCGCCGGAGCACGCGGCGGCACAGGCATATCTGCGGCTGGCGCGGGAGCTGGTCGCGCGTGGTGCCGTCGCCTGA
- a CDS encoding segregation and condensation protein A: protein MVPSPEDAAAPEDAPTDGEGFRVSLGVFDGPFDLLLTLLSKHELDITEVALSRVTAEFISYLRELDADEELEQASEFLVVAATLLDMKVAGLLPQGELVDAESVALLEARDLLFARLLQYRAFKEVSTWFAARLRAEDGRHTRAVRLDEKYRAAVPELVWTLSLEDFAALAILAMTPKEIPHVGLDHLHAPLVSIREQAAIVVTLLRDAGSLSFRELVAGATAPGVVVARFLSVLELYRHAALSFEQLEPLGELTLRWTAERWSDENLASLGADYDR from the coding sequence GTGGTGCCGTCGCCTGAGGACGCCGCCGCGCCCGAGGACGCCCCCACCGACGGCGAGGGATTCCGCGTCTCGCTCGGGGTCTTCGACGGACCCTTCGACCTCCTGCTGACGCTGCTGTCCAAGCACGAGCTCGACATCACCGAGGTCGCCCTGAGCCGCGTGACGGCGGAGTTCATCTCCTACCTGCGCGAACTGGATGCCGATGAGGAGCTCGAGCAGGCATCCGAGTTCCTGGTGGTCGCGGCGACGCTTCTGGACATGAAGGTCGCGGGCCTGCTGCCGCAGGGCGAACTGGTCGACGCGGAGTCCGTCGCGCTCCTCGAGGCCCGCGACCTCCTGTTCGCGCGGCTCCTGCAGTACCGGGCCTTCAAGGAGGTCTCGACGTGGTTCGCCGCGCGGCTCCGCGCCGAGGACGGGCGGCACACGCGCGCGGTCCGACTCGACGAGAAGTACCGCGCCGCGGTGCCGGAACTCGTGTGGACCCTCAGCCTCGAGGACTTCGCGGCGCTCGCGATCCTCGCGATGACCCCGAAGGAGATCCCGCACGTCGGCCTGGACCACCTGCACGCGCCGCTCGTCAGCATCCGCGAGCAGGCCGCGATCGTGGTGACGCTGCTGCGGGATGCCGGATCCCTGAGCTTCCGTGAGCTCGTCGCCGGGGCCACGGCGCCCGGCGTCGTCGTCGCGCGCTTCCTGTCCGTGCTCGAGCTGTACCGGCACGCCGCACTGTCGTTCGAGCAGCTGGAGCCGCTCGGCGAACTCACCCTCCGCTGGACCGCCGAGCGGTGGTCCGATGAGAACCTCGCCAGCCTGGGAGCCGATTATGACCGATGA
- the scpB gene encoding SMC-Scp complex subunit ScpB: MTDENPPVPPPADVARRLEAILLIVEEPQSLVALATAVGAPVPAVRQAVEALVADYDGLAGGPRRGFELREVGGGWRLYVRAEHDELVSEFVNTQAPSRLSQAALETLAVIAYKQPVTRGQVASIRAVNVDSVVRTLLARGLIAEAFTDAETGAIHYATTDALLINLGINSLDELPHISPLLDGGADGFEDVLRA; this comes from the coding sequence ATGACCGATGAGAACCCGCCCGTCCCTCCTCCCGCGGACGTCGCGCGCAGGCTCGAGGCGATCCTGCTGATCGTCGAGGAGCCGCAGAGCCTGGTGGCGCTCGCGACGGCGGTCGGAGCACCGGTGCCCGCCGTCCGTCAGGCCGTCGAGGCGCTCGTGGCCGATTACGACGGCCTCGCCGGCGGTCCGCGCCGCGGATTCGAGCTGCGCGAGGTCGGCGGCGGATGGCGACTGTACGTGCGCGCCGAGCACGACGAGCTGGTGAGCGAATTCGTGAACACGCAGGCACCGTCCCGGCTGTCGCAGGCGGCTCTGGAGACCCTCGCGGTCATCGCCTACAAGCAGCCGGTCACGCGCGGGCAGGTCGCCTCGATCCGCGCGGTCAACGTCGACTCGGTCGTCCGCACCCTCCTCGCCCGCGGCCTGATCGCCGAGGCGTTCACGGATGCCGAGACCGGTGCGATCCACTACGCCACGACGGACGCTCTGCTCATCAACCTCGGGATCAACTCGCTCGACGAGCTCCCGCACATCTCGCCGCTCCTGGACGGCGGCGCCGACGGATTCGAGGACGTGCTGCGCGCATGA
- a CDS encoding pseudouridine synthase, whose amino-acid sequence MNDDERPTDGIRLQKVLANAGVASRRVAENLIVEGRVRVNGQVVTELGSRVDPEVDEVDVDGTAIQLDATKRYVVLNKPRGVVSSMKDERGRRDLREFTRDFQERLYNVGRLDADTSGLLVLTNDGELAHVLAHPSFGVTKVYVAKVEGKVTAQTIARLTKGIDLEDGAIAADKARLLSSSAEGGGSLIELTLHSGRNRIVRRMMAAVGHPVVELVRRQFGPLHLGTLPVGRVRELTKVERGALLTLARSATADTATPPPASP is encoded by the coding sequence ATGAACGACGACGAACGCCCGACGGACGGCATCCGTCTGCAGAAAGTGCTCGCGAACGCGGGCGTCGCCTCGCGGCGGGTGGCGGAGAACCTCATCGTCGAAGGTCGGGTGCGCGTCAACGGCCAGGTCGTGACCGAGCTCGGCTCGCGTGTCGACCCGGAAGTCGACGAGGTCGATGTGGACGGCACGGCGATCCAGCTCGATGCCACGAAGCGCTACGTCGTGCTGAACAAGCCCCGTGGCGTGGTCAGCTCGATGAAGGACGAACGCGGGCGCCGCGACCTGCGTGAGTTCACGCGCGACTTCCAGGAGCGGCTGTACAACGTCGGGCGATTGGATGCCGACACGAGCGGTCTGCTCGTGCTCACCAACGACGGGGAGCTCGCCCATGTGCTCGCCCACCCCTCGTTCGGTGTCACGAAGGTGTACGTCGCGAAGGTCGAAGGCAAGGTCACCGCGCAGACGATCGCGCGCCTCACCAAAGGGATCGATCTGGAGGACGGCGCGATCGCGGCGGACAAGGCGCGGCTGCTCTCCAGCTCCGCCGAGGGCGGCGGGTCGCTCATCGAGCTCACCCTGCACTCCGGGCGCAACCGGATCGTCCGGCGGATGATGGCGGCGGTCGGCCACCCGGTCGTCGAACTCGTGCGCCGCCAGTTCGGGCCGCTGCACCTGGGAACCCTCCCAGTGGGTCGCGTCCGCGAGTTGACTAAAGTGGAGCGGGGTGCTCTGCTGACACTCGCGCGCAGCGCGACCGCGGACACCGCCACCCCGCCTCCCGCGAGCCCGTAG